From the genome of Vagococcus entomophilus:
GTTGAATTTGTAGATGCTAAAGAAGTGCGCGTGCGTCGTAGTAACGGGACACTGGATAAATACTTTGTAACGAAATTCCGTCGTTCCAATGCGGGTATGTGTTACAACCAACGTCCAATTGTGACACTAGGTGAAAAAGTAGATGCAGGAGATGTTCTTGCAGATGGCCCTTCAATGGAAGAAGGAGAAATGGCTTTAGGTCAAAATGTTTTGGTTGCCTTCATGACTTGGGAAGGGTACAACTATGAAGATGCGGTTATCATGAGTCGTCGTCTTGTTAAAGATGATGTTTATACTTCTATTCATATTGAAGAATACGAATCAGAAGCACGTGATACAAAATTAGGACCAGAAGAAATTACTCGTGAAATTCCAAACGTCGGAGAAGACGCATTAAAAGATTTAGATGAAATGGGTATTATTCGTATCGGAGCAGAAGTGCAAGATGGCGATTTACTTGTTGGAAAAGTAACACCAAAAGGAGTAACAGAATTATCTGCTGAAGAACGTTTGTTACACGCAATTTTTGGAGAAAAAGCCCGTGAAGTTCGTGATACTTCTCTTCGTGTTCCTCATGGCGGTGGCGGTATTGTCCATGATGTGAAAATCTTTACTCGTGAAGCAGGAGATGAATTATCTCCAGGTGTTAACATGCTTGTTCGTGTGTATATCGTTCAAAAACGTAAGATTCACGAAGGAGACAAAATGGCCGGACGTCACGGAAATAAAGGGGTTGTATCCCGCATTATGCCGGAAGAAGATATGCCTTACTTACCAGACGGAACGCCTGTTGATATCATGTTAAACCCACTAGGTGTGCCATCACGGATGAACATTGGACAAGTATTAGAGTTACACTTAGGAATGGCTGCTCGTCAGTTAAATATTCGCGTTGCAACACCAGTATTTGATGGAGCGAACGATGAAGATGTATGGTCAACGGTTCGCGAAGCAGGGATGGCCAAAGATGCCAAAACGATTCTTTATGATGGTCGTACCGGTGAACCATTTGATAATCGAATCTCTGTTGGGGTGATGTACATGATCAAACTTGCCCACATGGTAGATGATAAATTGCATGCGCGTTCAACAGGACCTTACTCACTTGTAACGCAACAACCACTAGGTGGGAAAGCGCAATTCGGTGGACAACGTTTTGGTGAGATGGAAGTTTGGGCACTAGAAGCCTATGGTGCTGCTTATACCCTTCAAGAAATCTTAACCTACAAATCAGATGACGTTGTTGGTCGTGTGAAAACTTACGAAGCAATCGTCAAAGGAGAACCAATTCCAAAACCAGGTGTACCAGAATCATTCCGAGTACTTGTTAAAGAGTTACAATCTTTAGGTCTCGACATGCGCGTGCTAGATGCAGACAATGCGGAAATCGAATTGCGTGATATGGATGATGATGATGACGATTTGATTACCGTAGATGCCTTGACAAAATATGCACAAGAGCATGCGGCAAAAGAACAGTCTGAAAAAGAGATTAAAGCAAAAGCCGAGCAAAAAGCAATGGCAGAAGCAGAAAATTTCGAACAAAACATGGACAGTCTAGAAGATACTAAAGATTAAGTTCATCATTAAAAGAAATGGAGGGAACACCTTTTGATTGATGTAAATAAATTTGAGAGCATGCAAATCGGCCTTGCTTCTTCTGAAAAAATTAGAAGTTGGTCTTATGGGGAAGTTAAAAAACCTGAAACAATAAATTATCGTACATTGAAACCTGAAAGAGACGGTCTTTTCTGTGAACGCATTTTCGGTCCTACTAAGGACTGGGAATGTGCGTGTGGAAAGTACAAACGTATTCGTTATAAAGGAATCGTCTGCGATAGATGTGGGGTAGAGGTTACTCGTTCAAAAGTTCGTCGTGAACGGATGGCGCATATTGAACTTGCAGCACCTGTTTCACATATCTGGTATTTCAAAGGAATCCCTAGTCGTATGGGACTTGTACTAGATATGAGTCCACGTGCATTAGAAGAAATTATTTATTTTGCTTCTTATGTTGTGATTGAACCTGGAGATACCTCTTTAGAGAAAAAACAATTACTAACGGAGCGCGAGTACCGTGAAAAACGCGACCAATATGGTCAAGGCTTCCAAGCTGGAATGGGTGCAGAAGCAATCAAACGTCTTTTAGATGACGTGGATGCAGATGCAGAAGTTGTGGCGTTAAAAGAAGAATTGAAAACTGCTCAAGGACAAAAAAGAACGCGTGCTATCCGTCGTTTAGATATCTTAGAAGCTTTCCGCAGTTCTGGCAATGAACCTGGCTGGATGGTAATGGACGTTGTTCCTGTCATTCCACCAGATTTACGTCCAATGGTCCAATTAGAAGGTGGACGTTTTGCGACAAGTGATTTAAATGACTTGTATCGCCGTGTAATCAACCGTAACAATCGTTTGAAACGATTGCTTGATTTAAATGCACCAAGCATTATTGTGCAAAATGAAAAACGGATGCTTCAAGAAGCCGTGGATGCCTTGATTGATAATGGGCGTCGTGGCCGTCCGGTCACAGGTCCGGGTAACCGTCCACTAAAATCTCTTTCTCACATGTTGAAAGGGAAACAAGGACGTTTCCGTCAAAACTTACTAGGAAAACGGGTGGATTACTCTGGTCGTTCTGTAATCGTCGTAGGACCATTCCTAAAAATGTATCAATGTGGTCTGCCAAAAGAAATGGCTATTGAATTGTTCAAACCATTTGTCATGCACGAATTAGTCAAACGTGGCGAAGCGAGCAACATCAAAAACGCAAAACGTAAAATCGAACGTCAAGAAGATGAAGTTTGGGACGTATTAGAAGATGTGATCCGTGAGCATCCAGTACTTCTAAACCGCGCACCGACACTCCACAGACTAGGAATTCAAGCATTTGAACCTGTTTTAGTTGAAGGACGTGCCATTCGTCTTCACCCACTTGTATGTGAAGCTTACAATGCCGATTTTGATGGAGACCAAATGGCGGTTCACGTACCGTTAAATGAAGAAGCGCAAGCAGAAGCTCGTTTGCTAATGCTAGCGGCTCAAAATATCTTGAATCCTAAAGACGGCAAACCAGTTGTAACGCCTTCCCAAGATATGGTACTAGGAAACTATTACCTAACAATGGAAGAAGATGGGCGTGAAGGAGAAGGAATGATTTTCCGTGATCTAAACGAAGCGGTTCTTGCTTTTAAAAATGGTTACGTGCATTTACATTCAAGAATTGGTTTGCAAACTTCTTCTCTTAAAAACAAACCGTTTACCTCTTGGCAAAAAGAACGAATCTTGATTACAACAGTTGGAAAAGTGATTTTCAATGAAATCATGCCACCTGAGTTTCCTTACTTAAATGAACCAACCGATTACAACTTGACTGTACAAACACCAGACAAATATTTTGTAGAGCCAGGTACGGATATTCCAGCCTTTATCAAAGAACAACCCATCATTTTACCGTTCAAGAAAAAGAATCTTGGAAATATCATTGCAGAAGTCTTCAAACGTTTCAAAATTACAGAAACCTCAAGAATGTTAGACCGTATGAAAGACTTAGGCTATAACCAATCTACATTCGCTGGTATGACTGTTGGGATTGCCGACATCATGAACTTGAAAGAAAAACAAGCAATCATTGATGATGCACACAAACAAGTAGAGGTCATCACTAAACAATTCCGTCGTGGTTTGATTACAGATGATGAACGGTATGAACGTGTTATCGGCGTTTGGAATGCAGCCAAAGACACCATTCAACAAAAACTAATGGAAAGTTTGGATGCGAAAAACCCAATCTTCATGATGAGTGATTCAGGAGCTCGTGGGAATATTTCCAACTTTACTCAGCTGGCAGGAATGCGTGGACTGATGGCAGCACCAAATGGACGCATCATGGAACTTCCAATTATCTCTAACTTCCGTGAAGGTCTATCTGTCTTAGAAATGTTCATCTCCACACATGGAGCGCGTAAAGGAATGACCGATACGGCCCTTAAAACAGCCGATTCAGGGTACTTAACACGTCGTTTAGTTGACGTAGCACAAGATGTAATTATTCGTGAAGATGATTGTGGAACAGATCGTGGTCTTGACATTTCTTCTATCAAAGAAGGCAACGAAATTATTGAGCCTTTAGAAGAACGCTTAATTGGTCGTTATACCAATAAAGCTGTTCATCACCCCGAAACTGGTGCAATTGTCATTGCCAAAAATGAAATTATCTCTGAGGATATTGCAAAAGAAATCGTAGATGCAGGTATTGAAACGGTTAATATCCGTTCAGTCTTTACATGTAATACCAAACATGGAGTATGTAAGCATTGTTATGGACGGAACCTAGCAACTGGTTCTGAAGTAGAAGTAGGAGAAGCAGTGGGAACAATTGCTGCCCAATCCATCGGAGAACCCGGAACACAGCTTACAATGCGTACCTTCCATACCGGTGGGGTTGCCGGAGACGATATTACTCAAGGGCTTCCTCGTGTCCAAGAAATTTTTGAAGCACGTAATCCTAAAGGGCAAGCTGTTATCACCGAAGTAACGGGTGAAGTGATTGACATGCAAGAAGATGCAGCAACACGTACTCGTGAAATCACGATAAAAGGTGCAACGGATACTCGTACTTATACCGTTCCTTATACTGCACGTCTAAAAGTTGCAGAAGGGGATACAATTCACCGCGGAGCACCTCTGACGGAAGGATCAATTGATCCAAAACAATTGCTTCGTGTTCGTGATGTATTATCTGTTGAAAACTATCTATTGCGCGAAGTACAACGTGTATACCGGATGCAAGGGGTAGAAATTGGCGATAAACATATCGAAGTAATGGTTCGTCAAATGTTACGCAAAGTTCGTGTCATGGATCCAGGTGATTCTGATATCTTACCAGGAACATTGATGGATATTTCAGAGTTTAGAGACCGTAACTATAAGACACTTATCTCTGGTGGCTCACCTGCTACTGGTCGTCCTGTCTTACTTGGTATTACCAAAGCATCTCTTGAAACCAATAGTTTCTTATCAGCAGCATCGTTCCAAGAAACTACGCGTGTGTTAACAGATGCAGCGATTCGTGGAAAACAAGATCCACTTCTTGGTCTTAAAGAAAATGTTATCATCGGGAAGATTATTCCTGCTGGTACAGGTATGGCAAAATATCGTAATATGGAGCCAAAAGAAGTAGGCGCTGCAAGCGAAAATGTTTACAGTATTAGTGATATTGAAGCACAAATGGCAGTTGAAGATGCTTTGAAAAATAAAGAATAAGCGCTTGGAAAAAGAGCAGGAATGATTCCTGCTCTTTTTTTTTGTTCAATACAATGTAACAAGGAATAAACCAGCTGTTAAAAAGGGGACAAAGGGGATGACTTGGTGGTTAAGGGAAAAAGTCCAAGAAGAGAAATAAAAGCAAGCAAGAATCGCCAAAAACGAAGCCCAAAAAATAATCCATAAGACGGAATGTAAGTTGAGTAATAAACACCAAAAAATCAGGATTTTGATATCGCCACCTCCAAGTCGGGAAGAAAAATAAAAAGAAAAAATCTTGAAGAAGAGGTAGCACCCAAACGCTTGGAAAAAATGAAGCATGAAAAAATTCTCTTCTACTATGAAACTAAAGAGGCATAGAAAAACAAAGACAGAATAGAGAAAAGGGCACACAATCAGGTAGTAGTAATCGGTAATTGACAGGCATAGAGCCATGAGATAGAGTAAAAGTAGCCAAAGTGGTGTGTGCCTTTGAGTATATAGATGTACAAAAAGGAATGCGCTATTGAGGATAAAACTATTGAGAATAATGGCATCATACCTGCCTGAATAATCGGATATCCTAGTAAATCTGAGAGGATTTGCGACAAATGGAAAAAGAGTGGAAGAAGTGTCTGTTAGTAAGTTATGATAGGACTTTAGATTATTAAATAATAAAGGCGGTAAAATGAGACAAACATCTAGCAAGATACGACCAAAATATAAACCAAAGAAAAAATAAATGAATGTATTCATTGGCAACTCCTTTATGCGTTTTTTATTAAATACGTAAAAAAGTGAGGGGTTCATTTTAGGAGGAAAATCATGAAGCAAGAGTGGACCTTAGGCGTGGATATAGGCACAACTCAAACCAAGGCAGTTCTTTTTGCAAAGACTGGACAAGCACAAAAAAGCTTTTACCAAAAGTATCCTACCAGTCACCCTAAAGTGGGGTACGCAGAACAATCCTTGCAAGAGATCGAACGGGCAGTTCTGTTTTGTATTCAAACTGCTAGCAAGTATGCAACAGAAAAAAATAGGACGATTAAAGCCGTATCATTTTCTAGTGCGATGCATAGTTTTGTTCTTTTAGATCGTCAAGATGAGAGTCTGACTAATTTGATTATTTGGGCGGACACGCGCAGTGAATCAGTGATAGAGAAGCTGAAAAAAAGCAAGCTCGCGCAAAAATTTTATACAAAAACAGGGGTTCCGACTCATGCGATGAGCCCTTTTGCAAAGTATTTGTATTTTAAAAAGGAAGAACCAGAACTTCTTTTAAAAGTCGACAAAATCTTAGGTATCAAAGAATATCTGCTGTACCGGTTGTGTGGGGAGTTTGTGAGTGATTACGGTTGTGCTTCTGCTACGGGCTTTTGGAATTTTGCTACAAAAGACTGGGATGAAGAGATTTTATCTTTTCTAGCTATTAAGCGAAATCAATTACCTACACTTGTTCCACCAACTTATCAACTACGTCCTGTAACGGAATTCGGACAAACTGTTTTGCCAGAAATGTCGGCTATTCCCTTTGTGATTGGCAGTTCAGATGGCATTCTAGCCAATGTTGGCCTAGGTGCGCTTAAGGATGGTCAAGCGACCTTATCGCTTGGAACGAGTGGAGCCATTCGAACGATGGTTCACAAGCCTCAAATTGATGTGCAAACGCAAACGTTTTGTTATATGCTGGACGATACACATTGGCTTGTTGGTGGGGCATCTAGTAATGCGGGCAACGCATTTGAATGGGGCATCAAACAGTTGTTGAGTAGTGAAATAAATTTTGGTAAGAAAGAATACGAACAATTATTTGAAGAAATTGAACATATACCCGTCGGTTCAGATGGACTATTCTTTTTCCCTTACCTTTGCGGGGAACGAGCACCTATTTGGGATGCAAAAGCAAGTGCTAGTTTTGTCGGGTTGACAATCAAGCATACGAATCAGGCAATGATGCGTGCTATTTTAGAAGGTGTGGCTTTTAACTTGGCTCAAATTTTAAAAGAAATTATCCAAATTTCTGGCTCTGTGACCGAGCTTTTAAGTACAGGTGGTTTTTCAAATTCTAGGGTTTGGAAACAGCTAGTAGCAGATGTGCTAAATTGTCCGTTGTCTTTTCCTGAAACGGTAGAAGCATGTTGCTACGGCGCTGCAGTGGTTGCTTGGAAAAGCTTAGGAGAACTTGACTCGTATCAAGCCGTAGCAAGCTTGAATACGATACAGGAGCTTGTTTTACCAAAACCAGAACAATCTGCGCAATACCAACAGCTGTATCCTGTTTTTAAAGAGTTGCAAGGGACAATGGCAACAAGCTATCAAAAACTACGAGAAGTATCGAATCTCAAATAAGTCTTTCTTTTTTTAAAAATTTACGCTAATATGAACTTATATATTAGGAGGGTAAAATGAAAAGTAGATGGATTTTTGGGAGTATCGTTTTTTTGTTTTTATTAGGAGGCTGTGTACGTAGTGAAAAAGAGAAAGAGCAAACAGCAAATTTGTTTATTGAATACATGTTTTTGGGAGAAAAAAAACAGTCATTTGAAAAAAAATTTAGTCAAAGTAAAGAACTGATAGCTTTGTCCCAGCAGACACGAGGGATTTTTCAAGAAGGGTTTATTGAAGGATTTTTGCAAACAGAAAATCAAAGTATTTCCTCATTGCAACTACAGGAGCTTGCTGCAACTTTTTTTGATCGCGTAAAGCTTGTTAGTACATTTAGTCAAGTGAAAATGCAGCAAAGAAAAAGTGTAGTTCAAGTTTGGTATGAAATCTATGGCTTGGATATGGTGGGCTTGATGAGCCAGACATTGGCAACATTTAGTCAAGAAGTAAAACAAACTCAGACAATCTTATCAGAAAATGAAAAATCAGAGCAATTATTAATCGTTTTTAAAGAAAGCTTGCAACAAACAAAAAGAGTGGAAAAGCCCGTAACGGTCAAGCTGCTCTTTGTAGTTGATCAAAAGAACAAATGGAAGTTAAAAAAAGATACTGGCAAGCAATTAGAAAAGCTTTATTATGCGTTTTTACTTGGTAAAAAAAATCAAGTGGAGTACGTCAAAGATCTGACCCAAAAAATCCGCTAAAAAAGTCATGTGTCACGTTATTAAAGTGAACGTTTTATTGTGAAAAAACAATTATGTATTTTGTAGGAATTTACTTGTAATTGAGCAAAGGGTTTTCCTTAGTAGCAGTTTCGTATTTGAATATAATTATTATTAAATGATAATAATTATAAAAATAAGCGCTGATAACGCATTATATTTGATTTTATTTTTAACTAACGGTATGATGAAATAGTAAAAATAAGAAGGAGTGAAGAAAATGAGTTATCAAAAATCAAAAGCAGTTTTAAATCAATTGGTGGCAGACCTTAGTCAATTTGCAACAATCATCCATCAAACACATTGGTATATGAGAGGGGAAGACTTCCTTACATTACATCCTAAAATGGATGAGTATATGGATGAAATTAACGATCAATTAGATGAAGTGGCAGAACGCTTGATCACAATTGGTGGGGCTCCTTATTCAACATTAGCAGAATTTGCTGCCCATACAAATTTAGGCGATGAAACTGGTACTTATCAAAAATCAACAGAAGAGCGCATGGCACGTTTAGTTGAGGGATACCGCTATTTGCAAGCTTTATACGGTAAGGGAATCGAAGTTTCTGGTGAAGAAGGAGACGACGTTACCCAAGATATGCTGATTGCTTGCAAGGGTGCTGTTGAAAAGAATATTTGGATGTTACAAGCAAAACTTGGAAAATCTCCCGAAGTCGATACGGTAGAAATTGAAGTGAAAATTAAAGGATAATTTTTAAAATAAGAAAAGTGGGTGACTGTATTTTATTGATACAGTTGCCCATTTTTTTTATAAGCAGAAACGTTGTCTTCTATCTTTTTCTTTGCTATACTTTTTTTGTGATTAGTGTCACAATAATACTGAAGGAGAGTGTTCAAAAAATGAAGGTAGTAGTCGTAGGATGTACACACGCGGGAACAGCAGCAGTCAAAAATATTCTTGCTTTACACCCGGAGGCAGAAGTGACGGTATTTGAAAGAAATGATAACATCTCCTTTTTATCTTGCGGAATAGCTCTTTACGTCGGCGGAGTTGTAAGCGATCCCAAGGGGCTTTTTTATTCAAACCCAGAAGAATTGGCCTCTTTAGGAGCTACAGTTAAGATGGAACATGATGTGACTGAAATAGATGTACAAGCACAAAAAGTAAAAGCAAAAAATTTACAAACAAACGAAGCATTCGAAGTTGCGTATGACAAGCTTGTTATGACAACAGGGTCTTGGCCAATTATTCCACCAATTCCCGGACGTGAGGCAGAGAATATTTTGTTGTGTAAAAACTATAATCAAGCCAATGTGATTATCGATAAAGCAAAACATGCACAAAAAATCGCTATTGTTGGAGCAGGGTATATTGGTATTGAATTAGTCGAAGCTTTTGTGGAATCTGGCAAAGAGGTGACCTTGATTGATGGTCTAGATAGGATCTTAAACAAGTATTTGGATCAACATTTGACCGATATTCTGGAAACAGAATTAAAGGAACGTGGTGTCACACTTGCCCTTAATGAATCTGTATCAGAATTCAAAGCAGATGATCAAGGAAAAGTTCAGCAGGTAATCACCGAAAAGGGTAGCTATGAGGCAGATATGGTCATTATGTGTGTTGGCTTTAGGCCCAATACTGATTTGCTCAAAGGAAAAGTAGAGATGTTGCCAAATGGAGCTTTGATTGTGGATGAGTATATGCGAACAAGCAATCCTAACATTTTAGCAGCTGGTGATAGTACAGTGGTACACTACAATCCAAGTAACTTGAAACAATACATTCCACTAGCCACAAATGCAGTTAGACAAGGCATGCTTGTTGGACAAAACTTAACGGAAGAGCGCATGGCATATAGAGGCACCCAAGGAACCTCTGGCTTATATTTGTTTGGCTGGAATATTGGCTCAACGGGCGTGACAAAAACCAGTGCAGCGTTAAATAATTTAGAAGTACGTGCAGTTGAATTTGAAGACAACTACCGGCCAGAATTTATGCCGACAACGGAAAAAATCTATATGCAATTGGTTTACGAAGCGGATACCCACCGAATTGTGGGAGGACAGTTGATGTCGAAATATGATGTCACACAATCAGCCAATACTTTATCATTAGCTATTCAAAACAAAATGACGGTTGAAGACTTAGCAACGGCTGATTTCTTCTTTCAACCACATTTTGACCGTCCTTGGAACTACTTAAACCTACTTGCACAAGCAGCGTTAGCACAAATGTAAGCACAAATGCTAAAACCACCTTAAATGGAATAGGGTGGTTTTTTCTTTTTTGCTAAAGATAAAAAAAAAAGAAAGTAAGAGCGGTTGATATTTTAAGTAAGGTTTGTATAATTAAAATAAGAACAAAATCGTTTGTTAAATAAATAGTCAATAAATAGAAAATGAGATTTTTTTAGAGGGGGTCCAAGTAAATGGAAAAAGAACAGGTCGCGACGCAAAGAAATTATATTTGTCATAGTTCAAACTTTGATCAACCCTTTACTGGGTGTGTGATTAAAAAATTGGAAAACAGCTGTATTGTTGAAATCATCAGATGGACAGCTGAGGACGAATTTATGGTCTTTGATTTGCTGAGTAAGACGGTCATCCCCTACGCTCAAATAGTAAAAAAGGAAGACGAATAAATAGTAAGATACAAGGAATTCAAATAAAATACTGCAGTCCCGTTTATCTAATAAACCGGACTGCAGTATTTTTATTTTAATAAAGATAAAATTTTTAAAGCACTTTTTTCATCGATGAAAAAATGAGTGAAGAAGTCTCCTCGAAGCGCACCTAAAACTGCTTCAGCTTTGAATTTTGAGTTACTTACCCCAATCCGAGTTGGGACATCCAAGATTTGCTCTAGGCTTAGACCAAACGTTGGATCATTTTCCAAGTTTAAAAAGTGTCCGTATTGATCAAATGGTCGCCCATAAACTAACCCACAAGC
Proteins encoded in this window:
- a CDS encoding gluconokinase — its product is MKQEWTLGVDIGTTQTKAVLFAKTGQAQKSFYQKYPTSHPKVGYAEQSLQEIERAVLFCIQTASKYATEKNRTIKAVSFSSAMHSFVLLDRQDESLTNLIIWADTRSESVIEKLKKSKLAQKFYTKTGVPTHAMSPFAKYLYFKKEEPELLLKVDKILGIKEYLLYRLCGEFVSDYGCASATGFWNFATKDWDEEILSFLAIKRNQLPTLVPPTYQLRPVTEFGQTVLPEMSAIPFVIGSSDGILANVGLGALKDGQATLSLGTSGAIRTMVHKPQIDVQTQTFCYMLDDTHWLVGGASSNAGNAFEWGIKQLLSSEINFGKKEYEQLFEEIEHIPVGSDGLFFFPYLCGERAPIWDAKASASFVGLTIKHTNQAMMRAILEGVAFNLAQILKEIIQISGSVTELLSTGGFSNSRVWKQLVADVLNCPLSFPETVEACCYGAAVVAWKSLGELDSYQAVASLNTIQELVLPKPEQSAQYQQLYPVFKELQGTMATSYQKLREVSNLK
- a CDS encoding FAD-dependent oxidoreductase, coding for MKVVVVGCTHAGTAAVKNILALHPEAEVTVFERNDNISFLSCGIALYVGGVVSDPKGLFYSNPEELASLGATVKMEHDVTEIDVQAQKVKAKNLQTNEAFEVAYDKLVMTTGSWPIIPPIPGREAENILLCKNYNQANVIIDKAKHAQKIAIVGAGYIGIELVEAFVESGKEVTLIDGLDRILNKYLDQHLTDILETELKERGVTLALNESVSEFKADDQGKVQQVITEKGSYEADMVIMCVGFRPNTDLLKGKVEMLPNGALIVDEYMRTSNPNILAAGDSTVVHYNPSNLKQYIPLATNAVRQGMLVGQNLTEERMAYRGTQGTSGLYLFGWNIGSTGVTKTSAALNNLEVRAVEFEDNYRPEFMPTTEKIYMQLVYEADTHRIVGGQLMSKYDVTQSANTLSLAIQNKMTVEDLATADFFFQPHFDRPWNYLNLLAQAALAQM
- a CDS encoding Dps family protein — protein: MSYQKSKAVLNQLVADLSQFATIIHQTHWYMRGEDFLTLHPKMDEYMDEINDQLDEVAERLITIGGAPYSTLAEFAAHTNLGDETGTYQKSTEERMARLVEGYRYLQALYGKGIEVSGEEGDDVTQDMLIACKGAVEKNIWMLQAKLGKSPEVDTVEIEVKIKG
- the rpoC gene encoding DNA-directed RNA polymerase subunit beta', giving the protein MIDVNKFESMQIGLASSEKIRSWSYGEVKKPETINYRTLKPERDGLFCERIFGPTKDWECACGKYKRIRYKGIVCDRCGVEVTRSKVRRERMAHIELAAPVSHIWYFKGIPSRMGLVLDMSPRALEEIIYFASYVVIEPGDTSLEKKQLLTEREYREKRDQYGQGFQAGMGAEAIKRLLDDVDADAEVVALKEELKTAQGQKRTRAIRRLDILEAFRSSGNEPGWMVMDVVPVIPPDLRPMVQLEGGRFATSDLNDLYRRVINRNNRLKRLLDLNAPSIIVQNEKRMLQEAVDALIDNGRRGRPVTGPGNRPLKSLSHMLKGKQGRFRQNLLGKRVDYSGRSVIVVGPFLKMYQCGLPKEMAIELFKPFVMHELVKRGEASNIKNAKRKIERQEDEVWDVLEDVIREHPVLLNRAPTLHRLGIQAFEPVLVEGRAIRLHPLVCEAYNADFDGDQMAVHVPLNEEAQAEARLLMLAAQNILNPKDGKPVVTPSQDMVLGNYYLTMEEDGREGEGMIFRDLNEAVLAFKNGYVHLHSRIGLQTSSLKNKPFTSWQKERILITTVGKVIFNEIMPPEFPYLNEPTDYNLTVQTPDKYFVEPGTDIPAFIKEQPIILPFKKKNLGNIIAEVFKRFKITETSRMLDRMKDLGYNQSTFAGMTVGIADIMNLKEKQAIIDDAHKQVEVITKQFRRGLITDDERYERVIGVWNAAKDTIQQKLMESLDAKNPIFMMSDSGARGNISNFTQLAGMRGLMAAPNGRIMELPIISNFREGLSVLEMFISTHGARKGMTDTALKTADSGYLTRRLVDVAQDVIIREDDCGTDRGLDISSIKEGNEIIEPLEERLIGRYTNKAVHHPETGAIVIAKNEIISEDIAKEIVDAGIETVNIRSVFTCNTKHGVCKHCYGRNLATGSEVEVGEAVGTIAAQSIGEPGTQLTMRTFHTGGVAGDDITQGLPRVQEIFEARNPKGQAVITEVTGEVIDMQEDAATRTREITIKGATDTRTYTVPYTARLKVAEGDTIHRGAPLTEGSIDPKQLLRVRDVLSVENYLLREVQRVYRMQGVEIGDKHIEVMVRQMLRKVRVMDPGDSDILPGTLMDISEFRDRNYKTLISGGSPATGRPVLLGITKASLETNSFLSAASFQETTRVLTDAAIRGKQDPLLGLKENVIIGKIIPAGTGMAKYRNMEPKEVGAASENVYSISDIEAQMAVEDALKNKE